Proteins encoded together in one Oreochromis aureus strain Israel breed Guangdong linkage group 23, ZZ_aureus, whole genome shotgun sequence window:
- the raph1b gene encoding ras-associated and pleckstrin homology domains-containing protein 1b isoform X2, translated as MEQVSDDELDHGAEEDSDKEDQDLDKMFGAWLGELDKLTQSLDDGRPQKPLQKPPLRQETNMANFSYRFSMYNINEALNQGDTVDLDALMADLCSIEQELNTISKPNSTSRSQSKGQQRAAGGRSASTKHTGTSGGGSSGGSASSSTRASPANTVRGGSATARPAASNISLDDITSQLEKASLSMDEAARQTSSSSSSSSSFSSSTIRRPSSGSSGGGGQHRRTGSVGAVTEQDAPSQRSSVNSACASASSMDSLDTDKVTGGEVERQGSPTSQGQNQTNTEHSYLDQETSLILKSIAGKPSHLLTKEEQAAKLKAEKIRVALEKIKEAQVKKLVIRVHMSDESSKTMMVDERQTVRQVLDSLLDKSHCGYSPDWSLVETITELQMERIFEDHENLVENLLNWTRDSHNKLMFIERIEKYALFKNPQNYLLGRKETSEMADRNKEALLEECFCGGSVSVPEIEGILWLKEDGKKSWKKRYFLLRASGIYYVPKGKAKASRDLVCFLQLDHVNVYYGQDYRSKYKAPTDYCLALKHPQIQKKSQYIKYLCCDDVRTLHQWVNGIRIAKYGKQLYLNYQEAMKRTEAAYDWSSLSTSSIRSGSSSASIPESQSNHSGHSDSGVDTGSSHGRSQSVVSSIFSEAWKRGTQIEESSKMRMEASRGATLPHGSHSHRHHSQHSVDHSALTPPPQQPQAQPLSRPQSQPHPQQQQQQHPPQHQHPLVQPQMPIQLQQQQQHPLPQHPSPQEAVPPPPPLQAAPPPPLQPPQSAQLHQQQLQKQQQSQAFSNYNHMPPQEQQQQPAPAPPPPPPPPPPPPPPPPPPPVQTVSYQSPALTMYKYSTITRLQNQKGGKIPFHLPATAQQVLPTTPPPALQPIKPNVNHIAARTNVPPPPPPPPPPPPSMPTPGSAMAVLKLGPPSPATPPAFIPPPPVPPPAPQTNGIAFPPPPPPPPPPAIAAAPASQPVYHSGLKQALKERFPSPPRDLPSPNGGLEDSPPPAPTPPPPPPPPPPPPPPPPPPQQFQVPAQFPPPPAPLAAPLKNFNPGFLPHTAPKPMSPVSPFPPAPPPATMSCPTPAPPPPPPLPAPLKKQFSLQTGHTSTQPPPTLPKQHSLSKPATISTGAPPTMSLVKQLASQFPGASSQAAEPSKAPLSPPAVKTKPKWQPGGGQQLQSPEFPPPPPDSNTGFPAQPPPPPPPPPPPPAPVTGPTPPPPPLPSGNMGSPIKRSPSGSSNFGGKKPPPTPQRNSSIKSNASNSYEESRRNLLSKFAPQGNTAPPSSCPPSNGSPSKEPSNGPPAPPKPGKLNLANLPLALQGKVSQAKQSSGDFPSPPPECSYFPPPPPASELFPPPPPPGNDAPTGGPPRVAVVNPQPQAPPPPPPISLVSNSTWGKSSLKKTPPPTLGRRSNNTPEPPPLSPPPPTSPKGSSGQPNFLEDLNRTLRRKSVGRQGSANSASLSGKLDPAGTMDDMALPPPPPELLLDQGKQSNGGNGGYMSGNISGYATLRRGPPPAPPKRGDGTKLTG; from the exons atggaGCAGGTATCTGATGATGAGTTGGACCATGGAGCAGAGGAAGACAGTGACAAGGAGGACCAGGACCTGGACAAGATGTTTGGAGCCTGGCTGGGAGAGCTGGACAAGCTCACACAG AGTCTGGATGATGGCAGGCCGCAGAAACCACTGCAGAAACCTCCTCTCAGGCAGGAGACGAACATGGCCAACTTTTCCTACCGCTTCTCAATGTATAACATAAATG AGGCGTTGAACCAAGGCGACACAGTGGACCTGGATGCCCTGATGGCTGACCTGTGCTCCAtcgagcaggagctgaataccATTTCCAAACCAAACTCAACTTCTCGCAGCCAGAGCAAaggccagcagagggcagctGGAGGGCGCAGTGCTAGCACTAAGCACACAGGCACCAGTGGAGGAGGAAGCAGCGGAG GAAGTGCGAGCAGCAGTACTCGAGCATCACCGGCCAACACGGTACGAGGTGGCAGCGCCACTGCTCGCCCCGCGGCCTCCAACATCTCCCTCGATGACATCACCTCTCAGCTAGAGAAGGCCTCCCTGAGCATGGATGAAGCAGCACGTCAGacgtcctcctcttcctcctcctcgtcctcatTTTCCTCCAGCACCATCCGGCGGCCCTCGTCCGGATCGTCCGGCGGCGGAGGGCAGCATCGGAGGACTGGTTCGGTCGGTGCCGTCACCGAGCAGGACGCACCATCTCAGCGGTCAAGTGTGAACTCAGCATGTGCCTCAGCTTCGAGCATGGACTCCCTGGATACGGATAAAGTGAcaggaggagaggtggagagacaGGGCAGCCCAACCTCACAAGGACAAAACCAAACCAATACAGAG CACTCCTATCTGGACCAAGAAACCTCGCTCATTCTGAAAAGCATAGCTGGAAAGCCTTCTCACCTCCTGACCAAG GAGGAGCAAGCTGCCAAACTGAAGGCGGAGAAGATCAGAGTCGCCCTGGAGAAAATCAAGGAGGCACAAGTCAAAAAG CTGGTGATCAGGGTCCACATGTCCGACGAGAGCTCAAAGACCATGATGGTGGACGAGCGGCAGACAGTCAGGCAGGTGCTAGACAGCCTGCTGGATAAGTCCCACTGTGGCTACAGCCCTGACTGGTCTCTGGTGGAAACCATCACTGAGCTGCAGATGG AGCGCATTTTTGAGGACCACGAGAACCTGGTGGAGAATCTGCTAAACTGGACCCGGGACAGCCACAACAAGCTCATGTTCATAGAGCGCATTGAGAAATATGCCCTCTTCAAGAACCCTCAG AACTATTTGCTGGGGCGGAAGGAGACATCAGAAATGGCCGACAGGAACAAAGAGGCTTTATTAGAG GAATGTTTCTGCGGTGGCTCAGTGTCTGTGCCAGAGATCGAGGGCATCTTGTGGCTCAAAGAAGATGGGAAAAAGTCATGGAAGAAGCGTTACTTCCTCCTCAGGGCTTCGGGGATCTACTACGTCCCCAAAGGCAAAGCCAAG GCATCCAGAGATCTCGTGTGCTTCCTGCAGTTGGACCATGTTAACGTGTATTACGGGCAGGACTACCGCAGCAAATACAAAGCTCCCACTGACTACTGCCTGGCCTTGAAG CATCCACAAATCCAGAAGAAGTCCCAGTACATCAAGTATCTGTGCTGCGATGATGTGAGGACGCTGCACCAGTGGGTGAATGGAATCCGCATCGCAAAG TATGGGAAGCAGCTGTATTTGAACTACCAGGAAGCCATGAAGAGGACAGAGGCAGCCTACGATTGGTCCTCTCTCTCTACGTCTAGCATCAGATCTGGCTCCAGCTCCGCCAGCATACCCG AGTCCCAGTCGAATCATTCGGGCCATTCTGACAGCGGGGTGGACACGGGCTCCTCTCACGGGCGTTCCCAGAGCGTGGTGAGCTCCATATTTTCAGAGGCCTGGAAGAGGGGTACCCAGATTGAGGAAAGCTCAAAG ATGAGAATGGAGGCGTCCAGAGGGGCCACGCTGCCGCACGGTTCCCACAGCCACCGGCATCACAGCCAGCATTCAGTTGACCACTCAGCCCTGACGCCGCCTCCACAGCAGCCTCAGGCGCAGCCTCTATCACGGCCTCAGTCTCAGCCCCacccccagcagcagcagcagcagcatccccCACAGCATCAGCACCCATTGGTGCAACCCCAGATGCCAattcagctgcagcagcagcagcagcacccgCTTCCCCAGCATCCGTCTCCTCAGGAGGCAGTTCCGCCACCGCCACCACTGCAggcagcaccaccaccaccgctACAACCACCACAGTCTGCTCAACTACATCAACAGCAGCTGCAGAAGCAGCAACAGTCACAGGCCTTCAGCAACTACAACCACATGCCCccacaggagcagcagcagcaaccagCTCCCGcaccccctccccctccccctcccccacctccACCACCGCCTCCCCCACCCCCTCCACCAGTCCAGACGGTGTCATATCAGTCACCGGCTCTCACAATGTACAAGTACAGCACCATCACCAGGCTGCAGAACCAGAAAGGAGGCAAGATACCTTTTCACCTCCCTGCTACAGCCCAGCAGGTTCTGCCCACGACTCCACCACCTGCATTGCAGCCCATCAAACCAAACGTCAATCACATTGCCGCAAGGACTAATGTGCCCCcgcctcctccaccaccacctcccCCTCCCCCGTCCATGCCAACCCCCGGGTCTGCCATGGCTGTGCTGAAACTGGGCCCACCCAGTCCGGCTACTCCACCGGCTTTCATCCCTCCACCCCCAGTTCCTCCGCCTGCTCCACAGACCAATGGAATTGCATTTCCTCCCCCGCCGCcgcccccaccaccaccagctaTTGCAGCTGCTCCCGCGAGCCAGCCTGTATACCACAGTGGACTTAAGCAAGCGCTGAAGGAGCGGTTTCCCAGCCCGCCACGGGACCTCCCGTCTCCAAACGGCGGACTTGAGGATTCCCCACCACCTGCCCCCACGCCACCACCCCCGCCTCCTCCGCCTCCGCCACCACCGccaccgcctcctcctcctcaacaGTTCCAAGTACCGGCCCAGTTTCCACCTCCTCCCGCACCCCTGGCAGCACCACTGAAAAACTTTAACCCAGGCTTTCTCCCTCATACTGCTCCCAAGCCCATGTCACCAGTCTCCCCTTTCCCTCCTGCCCCGCCTCCTGCCACAATGAGTTGCCCGACCCCAGCTCCACCACCACCCCCTCCTCTACCTGCACCCCTTAAGAAGCAGTTCAGCCTCCAGACAGGCCACACCTCCACCCAACCCCCTCCAACTCTGCCTAAGCAGCATAGTTTGTCCAAGCCAGCAACCATTTCCACAGGAGCCCCTCCCACCATGTCTCTGGTGAAACAGCTAGCCAGTCAGTTCCCAGGAGCTTCATCCCAAGCAGCCGAGCCTTCGAAAGCCCCACTCTCTCCACCTGCAgttaaaaccaaaccaaaatggCAGCCTGGGGGTGGCCAGCAGCTGCAGTCTCCCGaattccctcctcctcctccagacAGCAACACCGGCTTCCCTGCTCAACCACCACctcccccacctcctcctccacctcccccAGCACCAGTCACAGGTCCGAcgccacctcctcctccccttcCTTCTGGAAACATGGGCTCCCCCATAAAGAGGTCACCCTCTGGTTCCTCTAATTTTGGAGGCAAGAAACCTCCTCCCACCCCCCAGAGGAACTCCAGCATCAAGTCCAATGCCTCAAACTCCTACGAGGAATCCAGGAGAAATTTGCTCAGCAAGTTTGCTCCCCAAGGCAACACTGCCCCTCCCTCCTCATGTCCTCCCTCCAATGGCTCGCCTTCAAAGGAGCCCTCAAATGGACCCCCTGCTCCCCCAAAACCAGGAAAGCTCAACCTGGCTAACCTGCCCCTGGCACTGCAGGGCAAGGTAAGCCAGGCAAAGCAGTCTAGTGGCGACTTCCCTTCCCCACCTCCTGAGTGCTCCTACTTCCCACCTCCTCCACCTGCCTCCGAGCTCTTCccccctccaccacctccaGGTAATGACGCCCCTACGGGCGGACCTCCTCGAGTAGCAGTGGTGAATCCCCAGCCCcaggctcctcctcctccaccacccaTCTCCCTCGTCAGTAACTCAACATGGGGAAAGAGCTCACTGAAAAAGACTCCTCCGCCCACGCTCGGGCGGCGTAGTAACAACACCCCAGAACCACCTCCGCTCTCACCACCTCCACCCACTTCCCCAAAAGGTAGCTCAGGCCAGCCCAACTTCTTGGAGGATCTGAACAGGACACTGAGGCGAAAGTCAGTGGGACGCCAGGGCTCCGCCAACTCCGCCAGCCTCTCGGGCAAGTTAGACCCCGCGGGGACCATGGACGACATGGCGCTGCCCCCGCCGCCTCCTGAGCTGCTCCTGGACCAAGGAAAGCAAAGCAACGGAGGAAACGGTGGCTATATGTCCGGAAACATCTCAGGCTATGCAACACTACGACGAGGACCCCCTCCCGCCCCACCCAAAAGAGGGGATGGCACCAAGCTTACTGGATAG
- the raph1b gene encoding ras-associated and pleckstrin homology domains-containing protein 1b isoform X1, with protein sequence MEQVSDDELDHGAEEDSDKEDQDLDKMFGAWLGELDKLTQSLDDGRPQKPLQKPPLRQETNMANFSYRFSMYNINEALNQGDTVDLDALMADLCSIEQELNTISKPNSTSRSQSKGQQRAAGGRSASTKHTGTSGGGSSGGSASSSTRASPANTVRGGSATARPAASNISLDDITSQLEKASLSMDEAARQTSSSSSSSSSFSSSTIRRPSSGSSGGGGQHRRTGSVGAVTEQDAPSQRSSVNSACASASSMDSLDTDKVTGGEVERQGSPTSQGQNQTNTEHVTLRRVNSKSARRQLDFTSREGEVDRATHSYLDQETSLILKSIAGKPSHLLTKEEQAAKLKAEKIRVALEKIKEAQVKKLVIRVHMSDESSKTMMVDERQTVRQVLDSLLDKSHCGYSPDWSLVETITELQMERIFEDHENLVENLLNWTRDSHNKLMFIERIEKYALFKNPQNYLLGRKETSEMADRNKEALLEECFCGGSVSVPEIEGILWLKEDGKKSWKKRYFLLRASGIYYVPKGKAKASRDLVCFLQLDHVNVYYGQDYRSKYKAPTDYCLALKHPQIQKKSQYIKYLCCDDVRTLHQWVNGIRIAKYGKQLYLNYQEAMKRTEAAYDWSSLSTSSIRSGSSSASIPESQSNHSGHSDSGVDTGSSHGRSQSVVSSIFSEAWKRGTQIEESSKMRMEASRGATLPHGSHSHRHHSQHSVDHSALTPPPQQPQAQPLSRPQSQPHPQQQQQQHPPQHQHPLVQPQMPIQLQQQQQHPLPQHPSPQEAVPPPPPLQAAPPPPLQPPQSAQLHQQQLQKQQQSQAFSNYNHMPPQEQQQQPAPAPPPPPPPPPPPPPPPPPPPVQTVSYQSPALTMYKYSTITRLQNQKGGKIPFHLPATAQQVLPTTPPPALQPIKPNVNHIAARTNVPPPPPPPPPPPPSMPTPGSAMAVLKLGPPSPATPPAFIPPPPVPPPAPQTNGIAFPPPPPPPPPPAIAAAPASQPVYHSGLKQALKERFPSPPRDLPSPNGGLEDSPPPAPTPPPPPPPPPPPPPPPPPPQQFQVPAQFPPPPAPLAAPLKNFNPGFLPHTAPKPMSPVSPFPPAPPPATMSCPTPAPPPPPPLPAPLKKQFSLQTGHTSTQPPPTLPKQHSLSKPATISTGAPPTMSLVKQLASQFPGASSQAAEPSKAPLSPPAVKTKPKWQPGGGQQLQSPEFPPPPPDSNTGFPAQPPPPPPPPPPPPAPVTGPTPPPPPLPSGNMGSPIKRSPSGSSNFGGKKPPPTPQRNSSIKSNASNSYEESRRNLLSKFAPQGNTAPPSSCPPSNGSPSKEPSNGPPAPPKPGKLNLANLPLALQGKVSQAKQSSGDFPSPPPECSYFPPPPPASELFPPPPPPGNDAPTGGPPRVAVVNPQPQAPPPPPPISLVSNSTWGKSSLKKTPPPTLGRRSNNTPEPPPLSPPPPTSPKGSSGQPNFLEDLNRTLRRKSVGRQGSANSASLSGKLDPAGTMDDMALPPPPPELLLDQGKQSNGGNGGYMSGNISGYATLRRGPPPAPPKRGDGTKLTG encoded by the exons atggaGCAGGTATCTGATGATGAGTTGGACCATGGAGCAGAGGAAGACAGTGACAAGGAGGACCAGGACCTGGACAAGATGTTTGGAGCCTGGCTGGGAGAGCTGGACAAGCTCACACAG AGTCTGGATGATGGCAGGCCGCAGAAACCACTGCAGAAACCTCCTCTCAGGCAGGAGACGAACATGGCCAACTTTTCCTACCGCTTCTCAATGTATAACATAAATG AGGCGTTGAACCAAGGCGACACAGTGGACCTGGATGCCCTGATGGCTGACCTGTGCTCCAtcgagcaggagctgaataccATTTCCAAACCAAACTCAACTTCTCGCAGCCAGAGCAAaggccagcagagggcagctGGAGGGCGCAGTGCTAGCACTAAGCACACAGGCACCAGTGGAGGAGGAAGCAGCGGAG GAAGTGCGAGCAGCAGTACTCGAGCATCACCGGCCAACACGGTACGAGGTGGCAGCGCCACTGCTCGCCCCGCGGCCTCCAACATCTCCCTCGATGACATCACCTCTCAGCTAGAGAAGGCCTCCCTGAGCATGGATGAAGCAGCACGTCAGacgtcctcctcttcctcctcctcgtcctcatTTTCCTCCAGCACCATCCGGCGGCCCTCGTCCGGATCGTCCGGCGGCGGAGGGCAGCATCGGAGGACTGGTTCGGTCGGTGCCGTCACCGAGCAGGACGCACCATCTCAGCGGTCAAGTGTGAACTCAGCATGTGCCTCAGCTTCGAGCATGGACTCCCTGGATACGGATAAAGTGAcaggaggagaggtggagagacaGGGCAGCCCAACCTCACAAGGACAAAACCAAACCAATACAGAG CATGTCACGCTACGACGAGTCAACAGTAAGTCGGCCAGACGGCAGCTTGACTTCACCTCGCGAGAGGGTGAAGTGGATCGGGCCACC CACTCCTATCTGGACCAAGAAACCTCGCTCATTCTGAAAAGCATAGCTGGAAAGCCTTCTCACCTCCTGACCAAG GAGGAGCAAGCTGCCAAACTGAAGGCGGAGAAGATCAGAGTCGCCCTGGAGAAAATCAAGGAGGCACAAGTCAAAAAG CTGGTGATCAGGGTCCACATGTCCGACGAGAGCTCAAAGACCATGATGGTGGACGAGCGGCAGACAGTCAGGCAGGTGCTAGACAGCCTGCTGGATAAGTCCCACTGTGGCTACAGCCCTGACTGGTCTCTGGTGGAAACCATCACTGAGCTGCAGATGG AGCGCATTTTTGAGGACCACGAGAACCTGGTGGAGAATCTGCTAAACTGGACCCGGGACAGCCACAACAAGCTCATGTTCATAGAGCGCATTGAGAAATATGCCCTCTTCAAGAACCCTCAG AACTATTTGCTGGGGCGGAAGGAGACATCAGAAATGGCCGACAGGAACAAAGAGGCTTTATTAGAG GAATGTTTCTGCGGTGGCTCAGTGTCTGTGCCAGAGATCGAGGGCATCTTGTGGCTCAAAGAAGATGGGAAAAAGTCATGGAAGAAGCGTTACTTCCTCCTCAGGGCTTCGGGGATCTACTACGTCCCCAAAGGCAAAGCCAAG GCATCCAGAGATCTCGTGTGCTTCCTGCAGTTGGACCATGTTAACGTGTATTACGGGCAGGACTACCGCAGCAAATACAAAGCTCCCACTGACTACTGCCTGGCCTTGAAG CATCCACAAATCCAGAAGAAGTCCCAGTACATCAAGTATCTGTGCTGCGATGATGTGAGGACGCTGCACCAGTGGGTGAATGGAATCCGCATCGCAAAG TATGGGAAGCAGCTGTATTTGAACTACCAGGAAGCCATGAAGAGGACAGAGGCAGCCTACGATTGGTCCTCTCTCTCTACGTCTAGCATCAGATCTGGCTCCAGCTCCGCCAGCATACCCG AGTCCCAGTCGAATCATTCGGGCCATTCTGACAGCGGGGTGGACACGGGCTCCTCTCACGGGCGTTCCCAGAGCGTGGTGAGCTCCATATTTTCAGAGGCCTGGAAGAGGGGTACCCAGATTGAGGAAAGCTCAAAG ATGAGAATGGAGGCGTCCAGAGGGGCCACGCTGCCGCACGGTTCCCACAGCCACCGGCATCACAGCCAGCATTCAGTTGACCACTCAGCCCTGACGCCGCCTCCACAGCAGCCTCAGGCGCAGCCTCTATCACGGCCTCAGTCTCAGCCCCacccccagcagcagcagcagcagcatccccCACAGCATCAGCACCCATTGGTGCAACCCCAGATGCCAattcagctgcagcagcagcagcagcacccgCTTCCCCAGCATCCGTCTCCTCAGGAGGCAGTTCCGCCACCGCCACCACTGCAggcagcaccaccaccaccgctACAACCACCACAGTCTGCTCAACTACATCAACAGCAGCTGCAGAAGCAGCAACAGTCACAGGCCTTCAGCAACTACAACCACATGCCCccacaggagcagcagcagcaaccagCTCCCGcaccccctccccctccccctcccccacctccACCACCGCCTCCCCCACCCCCTCCACCAGTCCAGACGGTGTCATATCAGTCACCGGCTCTCACAATGTACAAGTACAGCACCATCACCAGGCTGCAGAACCAGAAAGGAGGCAAGATACCTTTTCACCTCCCTGCTACAGCCCAGCAGGTTCTGCCCACGACTCCACCACCTGCATTGCAGCCCATCAAACCAAACGTCAATCACATTGCCGCAAGGACTAATGTGCCCCcgcctcctccaccaccacctcccCCTCCCCCGTCCATGCCAACCCCCGGGTCTGCCATGGCTGTGCTGAAACTGGGCCCACCCAGTCCGGCTACTCCACCGGCTTTCATCCCTCCACCCCCAGTTCCTCCGCCTGCTCCACAGACCAATGGAATTGCATTTCCTCCCCCGCCGCcgcccccaccaccaccagctaTTGCAGCTGCTCCCGCGAGCCAGCCTGTATACCACAGTGGACTTAAGCAAGCGCTGAAGGAGCGGTTTCCCAGCCCGCCACGGGACCTCCCGTCTCCAAACGGCGGACTTGAGGATTCCCCACCACCTGCCCCCACGCCACCACCCCCGCCTCCTCCGCCTCCGCCACCACCGccaccgcctcctcctcctcaacaGTTCCAAGTACCGGCCCAGTTTCCACCTCCTCCCGCACCCCTGGCAGCACCACTGAAAAACTTTAACCCAGGCTTTCTCCCTCATACTGCTCCCAAGCCCATGTCACCAGTCTCCCCTTTCCCTCCTGCCCCGCCTCCTGCCACAATGAGTTGCCCGACCCCAGCTCCACCACCACCCCCTCCTCTACCTGCACCCCTTAAGAAGCAGTTCAGCCTCCAGACAGGCCACACCTCCACCCAACCCCCTCCAACTCTGCCTAAGCAGCATAGTTTGTCCAAGCCAGCAACCATTTCCACAGGAGCCCCTCCCACCATGTCTCTGGTGAAACAGCTAGCCAGTCAGTTCCCAGGAGCTTCATCCCAAGCAGCCGAGCCTTCGAAAGCCCCACTCTCTCCACCTGCAgttaaaaccaaaccaaaatggCAGCCTGGGGGTGGCCAGCAGCTGCAGTCTCCCGaattccctcctcctcctccagacAGCAACACCGGCTTCCCTGCTCAACCACCACctcccccacctcctcctccacctcccccAGCACCAGTCACAGGTCCGAcgccacctcctcctccccttcCTTCTGGAAACATGGGCTCCCCCATAAAGAGGTCACCCTCTGGTTCCTCTAATTTTGGAGGCAAGAAACCTCCTCCCACCCCCCAGAGGAACTCCAGCATCAAGTCCAATGCCTCAAACTCCTACGAGGAATCCAGGAGAAATTTGCTCAGCAAGTTTGCTCCCCAAGGCAACACTGCCCCTCCCTCCTCATGTCCTCCCTCCAATGGCTCGCCTTCAAAGGAGCCCTCAAATGGACCCCCTGCTCCCCCAAAACCAGGAAAGCTCAACCTGGCTAACCTGCCCCTGGCACTGCAGGGCAAGGTAAGCCAGGCAAAGCAGTCTAGTGGCGACTTCCCTTCCCCACCTCCTGAGTGCTCCTACTTCCCACCTCCTCCACCTGCCTCCGAGCTCTTCccccctccaccacctccaGGTAATGACGCCCCTACGGGCGGACCTCCTCGAGTAGCAGTGGTGAATCCCCAGCCCcaggctcctcctcctccaccacccaTCTCCCTCGTCAGTAACTCAACATGGGGAAAGAGCTCACTGAAAAAGACTCCTCCGCCCACGCTCGGGCGGCGTAGTAACAACACCCCAGAACCACCTCCGCTCTCACCACCTCCACCCACTTCCCCAAAAGGTAGCTCAGGCCAGCCCAACTTCTTGGAGGATCTGAACAGGACACTGAGGCGAAAGTCAGTGGGACGCCAGGGCTCCGCCAACTCCGCCAGCCTCTCGGGCAAGTTAGACCCCGCGGGGACCATGGACGACATGGCGCTGCCCCCGCCGCCTCCTGAGCTGCTCCTGGACCAAGGAAAGCAAAGCAACGGAGGAAACGGTGGCTATATGTCCGGAAACATCTCAGGCTATGCAACACTACGACGAGGACCCCCTCCCGCCCCACCCAAAAGAGGGGATGGCACCAAGCTTACTGGATAG